In Hallerella succinigenes, the following are encoded in one genomic region:
- a CDS encoding virulence RhuM family protein → MNKNEALPVAGKDEIVVYQPEGGEFHIEVRVENETVWLTQAQIADLFGTKRPAITKHLKNIYASQELDEKTTCSVLEHMGKDADQVYETKYYNLDAILSVGYRVNSKNATYFRRWANQVLKEYMLKGYCINQRMLGNGVNPTNLPQQQQMIENVDSRLTSVEQRVDFFVNTVHNVQNQRIEQLSSDIQKIKKNFIDPSTYKHFLILDGQKLDADVAFSKIYGMAKKSIIIIDNYVGVKTLDLLRDIAKNVGVQIFSEQWGDKRITPAIMADFKMARPDVPLLVDRPNRKFHDRYVFLDYGSRNEKLFLCGASSKDAGNKITTIMQIECPEMYHPIVDELRKSQKIREGK, encoded by the coding sequence ATGAATAAAAATGAGGCATTGCCCGTTGCGGGCAAAGACGAAATTGTCGTGTATCAGCCGGAGGGCGGCGAATTTCACATCGAAGTCCGGGTTGAAAACGAAACTGTGTGGCTAACGCAGGCGCAAATCGCAGACTTGTTCGGAACCAAAAGACCGGCAATCACTAAGCATCTCAAAAACATTTACGCATCCCAGGAACTTGACGAAAAGACCACATGTTCCGTTTTGGAACATATGGGTAAAGATGCGGACCAAGTTTACGAAACCAAGTATTACAATCTTGACGCAATTCTTTCTGTGGGCTACAGAGTGAATAGCAAAAACGCGACATACTTCCGTCGTTGGGCGAACCAAGTGTTGAAAGAATACATGCTCAAGGGTTACTGCATTAACCAGAGGATGTTAGGTAACGGAGTAAATCCGACAAATTTGCCTCAGCAGCAACAAATGATTGAAAACGTAGATTCAAGGCTCACGTCCGTCGAACAGCGTGTAGATTTCTTTGTCAATACGGTACACAATGTGCAAAACCAGCGGATTGAACAACTTTCTAGCGACATTCAGAAAATCAAGAAAAACTTCATCGATCCTTCGACTTACAAGCATTTCTTGATTCTTGATGGACAGAAACTGGATGCCGATGTTGCTTTCTCCAAGATTTACGGAATGGCGAAGAAGTCCATTATCATCATTGATAACTATGTAGGTGTAAAAACGCTTGACTTGCTGCGAGATATCGCAAAGAACGTGGGGGTGCAGATTTTCAGCGAGCAATGGGGCGACAAAAGAATTACTCCGGCAATAATGGCTGACTTTAAGATGGCTCGACCTGACGTTCCTTTGTTGGTTGACCGCCCGAACCGCAAGTTCCACGACCGTTACGTATTTCTGGATTATGGCTCCCGTAACGAAAAGTTGTTCCTTTGCGGGGCGTCAAGCAAGGATGCAGGCAACAAAATTACGACCATCATGCAAATTGAATGTCCAGAAATGTACCACCCGATAGTGGATGAGTTGAGGAAGTCGCAAAAGATTCGGGAGGGAAAATAA
- the carB gene encoding carbamoyl-phosphate synthase large subunit, translating to MKIEGIDKVLIIGSGPIVIGQACEFDYSGTQACKALREQGYKIVLVNSNPATIMTDPVMADATYIEPLNVARLTQIIEKERPQALLPNLGGQTGLNLASALSKAGVLDKYGVKVIGVNLDAIERGEDREIFKETMQKLGIDTPRSGICHSVEEAEKIVAEIGYPVVVRPAYTMGGAGGGFCYNVEELRTICGNGLELSMTHQCLIEESILGWEELEVEVVRDSKNQMIAICFIENIDPVGVHTGDSFCAAPFLTIDKKLEEELKEKAFKIVESIGVIGGTNVQFAHDPKTGRVVIIEINPRTSRSSALASKATGFPIALISAKLAAGLTLDQIPYWRDGSLEKYTPSGDYVVLKFARWAFEKFRGVDDCLGTQMKAVGEVMAIGKTYKETLQKAIRGLENGRSGLGFAKDFNKKSKEELLEMLKTPSSERHFQMYEAIRKGATDEEIFAATYEKAYFVQQMRELVELEEEMLKTPGRLPADELLIKAKKDGFSDKYIAKILGIREKDVRKKRTELGVVEGWCAVPVSGVKDQYYYYSTYNCKDESTASTNPKKIMILGGGPNRIGQGIEFDYCCCHAAMALREMGYETIMVNCNPETVSTDYDTSDKLYFEPVSLEDVLQIYHKEKPAGVIVQFGGQTPLNIARALSDEGVKILGTSIDSIDIAEDRDLFRKMMDQLGIPMPESGMATNIDEALACVKQIGGYPVMIRPSFVLGGRGMEVIYDENMLREYVAKAVGVTPDRPLLIDRFLHNALECEADALSDGEHVYIPSVMEHVELAGVHSGDSACIIPPVTITKENLATIKDYTRKIAEALHVCGLMNMQYAIEDGKVFVLEANPRASRTVPLVSKVCNTQMARLATRLMLGEKLSDLKLKDKKFNHHGAKEAVFPFDKFPKVDPVLGPEMRSTGEVLGLSDDYALAYYKSQEAAGSFLPNEGAVLISLSDKTNLCDQAIEVGQRFQELGFKIYATEGTAKFYEKAGVKCEVVNKIAEGRPNVLDIILNKQVNLIINTPWAKRDAIKDESAIRKAAIKYKVPYITTLAGAYNTVKGIAAARNGHGAVKSLQEYHASIEEV from the coding sequence ATGAAGATTGAAGGCATCGACAAAGTCCTTATCATCGGCTCTGGCCCTATTGTCATTGGCCAGGCTTGCGAATTCGACTACTCTGGCACTCAGGCTTGCAAGGCCCTGCGGGAACAGGGATACAAGATCGTGCTGGTGAACTCTAACCCGGCAACCATCATGACCGACCCGGTCATGGCCGATGCCACCTACATCGAACCGCTGAACGTCGCCCGCCTCACCCAGATTATCGAAAAGGAACGCCCGCAGGCACTCCTCCCGAACTTGGGCGGTCAGACAGGCCTGAACCTCGCCTCTGCACTTAGCAAGGCAGGCGTGTTGGACAAGTACGGCGTGAAGGTCATCGGTGTGAACCTCGACGCTATCGAACGCGGCGAAGACCGTGAAATCTTCAAGGAAACCATGCAGAAGCTCGGCATCGACACCCCGCGCTCCGGCATTTGCCACTCTGTAGAAGAAGCCGAAAAGATCGTGGCCGAAATCGGCTATCCGGTGGTGGTTCGCCCGGCTTACACCATGGGCGGTGCAGGCGGCGGTTTCTGCTACAATGTGGAAGAACTCCGCACCATTTGCGGTAACGGCCTCGAACTCTCCATGACGCACCAGTGCCTCATCGAAGAATCTATCCTCGGTTGGGAAGAACTCGAAGTCGAAGTCGTGCGCGATTCCAAGAACCAGATGATCGCCATCTGCTTCATCGAAAACATCGACCCGGTGGGCGTGCATACCGGCGACTCCTTCTGCGCAGCCCCGTTCCTCACCATCGACAAGAAACTCGAAGAAGAACTGAAGGAAAAGGCCTTCAAGATTGTGGAATCCATCGGCGTGATTGGCGGTACCAACGTGCAGTTCGCTCACGACCCGAAGACCGGCCGCGTGGTGATTATCGAAATCAACCCGCGTACCTCTCGCTCTTCCGCCCTTGCTTCCAAGGCTACCGGCTTCCCGATCGCCCTCATTTCTGCAAAGCTCGCTGCAGGCCTCACCCTCGACCAGATTCCGTACTGGCGCGATGGAAGCCTCGAAAAGTACACCCCGAGCGGTGACTACGTGGTGCTCAAGTTCGCCCGCTGGGCATTCGAAAAGTTCCGCGGCGTTGATGACTGCCTCGGCACCCAGATGAAGGCTGTGGGCGAAGTCATGGCTATCGGCAAGACCTACAAGGAAACCCTCCAGAAGGCTATCCGCGGTCTCGAAAACGGTCGCTCCGGCCTCGGCTTTGCGAAGGACTTCAACAAGAAGAGCAAGGAAGAACTCCTCGAAATGCTCAAGACCCCGAGCTCCGAACGTCACTTCCAGATGTACGAAGCCATCCGTAAGGGTGCTACCGACGAAGAAATCTTCGCCGCCACCTACGAAAAGGCCTACTTCGTGCAGCAGATGCGCGAACTCGTGGAACTCGAAGAAGAAATGCTCAAGACTCCGGGCCGCCTGCCTGCCGATGAACTCCTCATCAAGGCCAAGAAGGACGGCTTCAGCGACAAGTATATTGCCAAGATCCTCGGCATCCGCGAAAAGGACGTGCGCAAGAAGCGCACCGAACTCGGCGTGGTCGAAGGCTGGTGCGCCGTGCCGGTAAGCGGCGTGAAGGACCAGTACTACTACTACAGCACCTACAACTGCAAGGACGAATCTACCGCTTCCACTAACCCGAAGAAGATCATGATCTTGGGCGGTGGCCCGAACAGAATCGGCCAGGGCATCGAATTCGACTATTGCTGCTGCCACGCTGCAATGGCTCTCCGCGAAATGGGTTACGAAACCATCATGGTGAACTGCAACCCCGAAACGGTTTCTACCGACTACGATACTTCCGACAAGCTTTACTTCGAACCGGTCAGCCTCGAAGACGTTCTCCAGATTTACCACAAGGAAAAGCCGGCTGGCGTGATCGTGCAGTTCGGTGGCCAGACCCCGCTGAACATCGCCCGCGCACTCTCCGACGAAGGCGTCAAGATTCTCGGTACGAGCATCGACTCCATCGACATCGCCGAAGACCGCGACCTGTTCCGCAAGATGATGGACCAGCTCGGCATCCCGATGCCGGAAAGCGGCATGGCCACGAACATCGACGAAGCCCTCGCCTGTGTCAAGCAGATCGGCGGCTACCCGGTGATGATCCGCCCGAGCTTCGTGCTTGGCGGCCGCGGCATGGAAGTCATCTACGACGAAAACATGCTCCGCGAATACGTGGCGAAGGCTGTCGGCGTGACCCCGGATCGCCCGCTCCTCATCGACCGCTTCCTCCACAACGCTTTGGAATGCGAAGCCGACGCTTTGAGCGACGGCGAACACGTTTACATCCCGTCCGTGATGGAACACGTTGAACTTGCCGGCGTCCACTCCGGTGACTCCGCCTGCATTATCCCGCCGGTGACCATCACCAAGGAAAACCTCGCGACCATCAAGGATTACACCAGGAAGATTGCCGAAGCTCTCCACGTGTGCGGCCTCATGAACATGCAGTACGCTATCGAAGACGGCAAGGTGTTCGTCCTCGAAGCGAACCCGCGCGCAAGCCGCACGGTGCCTCTGGTCTCCAAGGTTTGCAACACCCAGATGGCCCGCCTCGCGACCCGCCTGATGCTCGGCGAAAAGCTCTCTGACCTGAAGCTCAAGGACAAGAAGTTCAACCACCACGGCGCTAAGGAAGCTGTGTTCCCGTTCGACAAGTTCCCCAAGGTTGACCCGGTTCTCGGCCCCGAAATGCGCTCCACCGGCGAAGTCCTCGGCCTCTCCGACGACTACGCCCTCGCTTACTACAAGAGCCAGGAAGCCGCAGGTTCCTTCCTCCCGAACGAAGGTGCCGTGCTGATTAGTTTGTCTGACAAGACTAACCTCTGCGACCAGGCTATCGAAGTGGGCCAGCGTTTCCAGGAACTGGGCTTCAAGATCTACGCAACCGAAGGTACCGCCAAGTTCTACGAGAAGGCCGGCGTCAAGTGCGAAGTGGTGAACAAGATTGCTGAAGGCCGCCCGAACGTCCTCGACATCATTCTGAACAAGCAGGTGAACCTCATCATCAACACGCCGTGGGCAAAGCGCGACGCCATCAAGGACGAAAGCGCCATCCGCAAGGCCGCCATCAAGTACAAGGTTCCTTACATCACGACCCTCGCCGGTGCCTACAACACCGTCAAGGGCATCGCCGCCGCCCGTAACGGACATGGCGCTGTGAAGAGCCTGCAGGAGTATCACGCAAGCATTGAAGAGGTGTAA
- a CDS encoding IS3 family transposase — translation MKGPRPGRKCRDVRYRAQVVRELSAEYALRHLLKASGLSRSTYYYNLKDGPDRYAVVRKRIKAIHAQNKGRYGYRRIVAQLRNEGYAINHKTVYRLMKEDGLKNVRRRCKYRSYKGEVGKTAPNRLKRNFNTKAPNRKWTTDVTQINIGMDKCYLSPILDMYNGEIVSYAISDHPDLKMVMDMLDRAYAKKRTWKRLVLHSDQGWHYQHAIYQKSLKDHKIIQSMSRKGNCLDNAMMENFFGIMKSELLYPNTFRNMDHFKQELRKYIEYYNNDRIKLRLNGMSPVQYRTHNAVLS, via the coding sequence ATTAAAGGCCCTAGACCAGGAAGAAAGTGCCGAGATGTTCGGTATAGGGCCCAAGTCGTCCGCGAACTGAGCGCCGAGTACGCCCTGAGACATCTCCTGAAGGCTAGCGGGCTGTCCCGCTCCACGTACTACTACAACCTCAAGGATGGCCCCGACCGCTACGCCGTCGTGCGCAAGCGAATCAAGGCCATACACGCCCAGAACAAGGGTCGCTATGGCTACCGCCGCATCGTGGCCCAGCTCCGGAACGAGGGCTATGCCATAAACCACAAGACGGTCTATCGGCTCATGAAGGAAGATGGCCTGAAGAACGTGCGCAGGCGCTGCAAGTACCGCTCGTACAAGGGCGAGGTCGGCAAGACCGCCCCGAACAGGCTCAAGCGGAACTTCAACACAAAGGCCCCCAACAGGAAATGGACTACCGACGTGACTCAGATAAACATCGGCATGGACAAGTGCTACCTGTCGCCAATACTCGACATGTATAACGGCGAGATAGTCAGCTACGCAATCTCGGACCATCCGGACCTGAAGATGGTAATGGACATGCTGGACCGGGCATATGCGAAGAAGCGTACCTGGAAGCGACTGGTTCTGCACTCGGATCAGGGGTGGCACTACCAGCATGCGATTTACCAGAAATCGCTGAAAGATCATAAAATCATCCAGAGCATGAGCCGTAAGGGCAACTGCCTGGACAATGCCATGATGGAGAACTTCTTTGGAATAATGAAGTCAGAGCTTCTCTACCCGAACACGTTCAGAAACATGGACCACTTCAAACAGGAGCTGAGGAAGTATATCGAATACTACAACAACGACCGGATAAAGCTGCGCCTAAACGGAATGAGTCCGGTACAATACCGGACTCATAACGCTGTTTTATCCTAA
- a CDS encoding helix-turn-helix domain-containing protein: MYQKHTKEEWAKAYELHKDGYDSPSISRLTGLELSEIKRHIRLYRQTGCWQTERKTNVRSTPALRRTVIDAVVKKSLSYAEVIAKYSISFTSLSSWLRKYRHGGYEELLATKPRGRPPKMNKAKPKWTTGMSEIERLREENEYLKAENAYLKKLKALDQEESAEMFGIGPKSSAN, encoded by the coding sequence ATGTACCAGAAACACACAAAAGAAGAATGGGCCAAGGCCTATGAACTTCACAAGGATGGTTACGACTCTCCGTCAATCTCAAGGTTGACAGGTCTGGAACTGTCCGAAATTAAGCGCCATATCCGGCTTTACCGACAGACCGGCTGTTGGCAGACTGAAAGGAAAACGAATGTTCGGTCAACTCCTGCCTTGAGGAGGACTGTCATCGACGCGGTCGTCAAGAAATCTCTATCTTATGCGGAAGTTATCGCCAAGTACAGCATAAGTTTTACCAGCCTGAGTTCTTGGCTGCGGAAATACCGTCATGGCGGATACGAAGAACTGCTAGCTACCAAGCCGAGAGGGAGACCACCCAAGATGAACAAGGCCAAGCCGAAATGGACAACGGGAATGAGCGAGATTGAACGCCTCAGGGAAGAAAATGAGTATCTAAAAGCGGAGAACGCCTACCTAAAAAAATTAAAGGCCCTAGACCAGGAAGAAAGTGCCGAGATGTTCGGTATAGGGCCCAAGTCGTCCGCGAACTGA
- the tnpA gene encoding IS200/IS605 family transposase, with the protein MKNSNNHTLAHTTWNCKYHIVFAPKFRRKVFYGEKRREIGEILRTLCNWKQVNIVEAEVCPDHVHMLLEIPPKYSVSGFMGFLKGKSSLMIYERYPSLQFKYRNREFWCRGYYVDTAGKSASKIATYIKNQLEEDKYGEQLTMLGKM; encoded by the coding sequence ATGAAAAATAGCAATAATCATACCTTGGCCCACACGACGTGGAATTGCAAGTATCATATCGTGTTTGCCCCCAAATTTCGCAGGAAGGTGTTCTATGGAGAAAAGCGCCGCGAGATAGGTGAAATCCTACGTACGCTTTGCAACTGGAAACAGGTGAATATCGTCGAGGCGGAAGTTTGTCCAGATCATGTACACATGCTTCTCGAGATACCGCCGAAATATTCGGTTTCGGGATTCATGGGATTCCTGAAGGGGAAGAGTAGCTTGATGATCTACGAACGGTATCCGTCGCTTCAGTTCAAATACAGGAATCGGGAATTTTGGTGCCGAGGGTATTACGTAGACACGGCCGGCAAGAGTGCGAGCAAGATTGCCACGTATATCAAAAATCAGTTGGAGGAGGACAAGTACGGAGAACAGCTGACCATGCTCGGCAAGATGTAG